Within the Pseudorasbora parva isolate DD20220531a chromosome 20, ASM2467924v1, whole genome shotgun sequence genome, the region ggtgaacagaaacagagctgatggtgaacagaaacagagctgatggtgaacagaaacagagctgatggtgaacagaaacagagctgatggtgaacagaaacagagctgatggtgaacagaaacagctgatggtgaacagaaacagagctgatggtgaacagaaacagagctgatggtgaacagaaacagagctgatggtgaacagaaacagctgatggtgaacagaaaacagctgatggtgaacagaaacagagctgatggtgaacagaaacagagctgatggtgaacagaaacagagctgatggtgaacagaaacagagctgatggtgaacagaaacagctgatggtgaacagaaaacagctgatggtgaacagaaacagagctgatggtgaacagaaaacagagctgatggtgaacagaaacagagctgatggtgaacagaaacagagctgatggtgaacagaaacagagctgatggtgaacagaaacagagctgatggtgaacagaaacagagctgatggtgaacagaaaacagctgatggtggaagtctctgttagctccgcagcacactgtggtccactccatgttttaaatttctcccagcggcagtgtgtcctgatgacatcgccgaggcacgacagctgaagaccagatgatgggtcttcatgacgattcaaacgatggggatcgccgcagcaccatgcaggaggcagaacatttttccgggcacttctgtggacacaccggggtcggcgcagaagtccaagccgctccacggccgcagtgcaagacggaacagcggcgtagccgagaagcggaacatcccaacatcatgccggacgccgattacgatggcccagatgacgctagcccggtgcaaacttcagccaccatgcagcttatgcccaagggagaccaccagtgagcagtcgcggcgagaaacatcaaatgtcctccaaaccagaaccaaccgcagcaattcaaacataaacatcaaagaagcggtggaaaacggcgaaacgacgaactacgtcctctcagtggctgccagcaatcagcaacagtcccaattgtagctctgactgttaaactagtcacaaacataagaaaataaaataaaatctaaatctaatagtacattaacatgatttgtgggtggagaagcggcgaacaacgccagcgtcctctccttTTGGCCCATTGTGGCTGTGATTATTCCGCTACTTTTGATTAGTAATTGGAGGGGTTTTGTTGTTCAGACCTGGTAAACCTGTCCCTCGCTTCGCCCTTCCTGCACTTTGAAGGTGTGGCCTGgcctggccttcgaagtgcgcacccttcactttgggacacagcttttGTGTCTAACCCAGTTTCCTTAACCCACTCTTTTATTTTCCATGCAAAGCCTTTATAGTGTATTCAGTTTCCCAACTTTCCCTTTCCAGGATTATTATTTCTTTGTCCCTGTAGATGATCCAGTATGCCATATCTAGTTTTTTCTCTTCTTATATACAGTGGCATTTCTGATGCTTCCACTTGTAGTGCTGCAATTGGTCTTAACTTTGAACTGCTCCTAAAATAAGTCTTAATGTTTTGGCTTGcatgatatctcatttctttaaCATAGTTGCAGATTATGTCGATGCATGCACAATACATCCATAATCTAGGACTGATTGCATGAGACCAACATATATACCCTTTAATGATCGTTTGTCTGCACCCCAATCTTGTCCTGCAACGCCTCTCATAAATGTTAGTACTCTACTGTTGTGTCTTCCCATTGGTTCAGGGTTTTGATTGCTTTCAGGTTTGTATCGTTATGTCATTAGTCCTTGTGTATACATAGCCCTCATGTTTCAGTAGTCTCATGTCAAGCTTTGTTTCTTAGGGTTTCTGTTTGGTGAGTCGCATGTTCACGCAACCCAAGCTCTAATTATAGTCAGAAAATAAATCTTTTGATTGAGCTGCTCTTTTGAATCTTGTTTCAATTATAGAGCTTCTAAAAAGAGATCCAGGATTTTTGTTCTCACATTCAACATGTTGGTGCTAAAGCTAAGCTGGATCAGTTGTAAGTACTGCTTTAGAACCAATTCAACTCGCATTAGTTCAAATGACTTCAATCTCTTTCTGTTTGATTTTCAGTGCTGCTCTTTCTGTGTCCACATGGTAAGGCAACTAACATATATAATGTACAGTCTCATTAAAGACTTCCAAGTGCAAAACCAGTAGTTTTACTAAATCTTCTGTTTCTTCTTTCTGCAGGTGCGGAAGCAAAAAGCGTGGAAGTCTGTGAAGGAAACTCTGCATCTCTCCAATGTGGTGAGTAATCCAGTCTTTTGAGCTTTATTCCCAAATAGGAGAGCATGCGAGAGGAAGAAAGAGATCATGAGGGTATCTGGAGCCTGGACTTTAACTTGTTTCTAGCttcatagaatttttttttttttttaaaccatgaCAGATACTGGTTTCATAAAGGTCCTTAATGCCAACTACGGGCGAACTGACTGCACCGTCTGCGCTGCTGGAAAACCAGCTCATCAGCTCTCAAATAACAACTGCAAAAAGGCTGAATCCCTCTCTATAATGTCTGCTCAGTAGGTTTACCAAAGATCATAAACCATTATCTTTCTATGCACTACTTCATAAGCACGAGATGCAGAGTTGTCTATAGTTTATTAAAGCATTACTTGTCATTTGTCTGTCCATGAATCAGGTGTGATGGACTGAAGAGCTGTACTGTCTCTGCAGTCAACTCGGTTTTCTCTGATCCTTGTGTTGGGACTTATAAATACCTGACTTTGTCTTATGACTGTATCCCAGCAAGTAAGTAATTTTCTGTCATAAATTGGATTTTTACAGTTTTATAACTGTAAGGCATGGCAAATGAGTACAAAGTTATCTGTTAATAATCATCTTTTCACATGGTAAGGCAACTAACATATATAATGTACAGTCTCATTAAAGACTTCCAAGTGCAAAACCAGTAGTTTTACTAAATCTTATGTTTCTTCtttctgcagaagaaagaagTGTGGTCGCCTGTGAAGGAAAGTCTGCATCTCTCCAATGTGGTGAGTAATCCAGTCTTTTGAGCTTTCCCAAATAGGAGCGTATGTGAGAGGAGGAACAAGATCCTGAGTGTATCTGGAGCCTGGACTTTAACTTGTTTCTAGCTTCAtagagtttttttatttaaaccatGTCAGATACTGGTTTCATAAAGGTCCTTAATGCCAACTATGGGCGAACTGACTGCACTGTCTGCGCTACTGGAAAATCAGCTCTCAAATAACAACTGCAAAAAGGCTGACTCCCTCTATATAATATCTGCTCGGTAGGTTTACCTGAGCTCATAAACCATTATCTTTCTATGCACTACTTCATAAGCAGGAGATGCAGAGTTGTCTATAGTTTATTAAAGCATTACTTGTCATTTGTCTGTCCATGAATCAGGTGTGATGGACTGAAGAGCTGTACTGTCTCTGCAGTCAACTCGGTTTTCTCTGATCCTTGTGTTGGGACTTATAAATACCTGACTTTGTCTTATGACTGTATCCCAGCAAGTAAGTAACTTTCTGTCATAAATTGATCTTTATAACTGTAAGGCATGGCAAATGAGTACAAAGTTCTGTTAATTCTTTCTACTACCCCACAAACTATTGTAGAGAGAAATGTAACCTGTGATGGGCAAAAAAGC harbors:
- the LOC137049416 gene encoding L-rhamnose-binding lectin CSL2-like, which gives rise to MLVLKLSWISLLLFLCPHGAEAKSVEVCEGNSASLQCDTGFIKVLNANYGRTDCTVCAAGKPAHQLSNNNCKKAESLSIMSAQCDGLKSCTVSAVNSVFSDPCVGTYKYLTLSYDCIPAKRNVTCDGQKSIIECEVGVLSIHHANYGRRDLETCPHKLATTCDCYSPQTSSLVSSCNGKSCQLDASNSVFSDPCVGVHKYLEVTYSCKCGCNDGT